AGGCCAGCAGACAATGCAATGGTCCGGGATCTGCAGAGGAAAGTGAAGACCCTGGAGTCCGAGATCGAGAAGATGAAGAAGGAACACTTTCTGCAGCTCAagcagagggacgagttcatccgCGGTTTGATCAACAGGAAGAACTCAAATGACCCTGAACCAGCAACAGCTGAGAGAAGAGTGATCACAAGGGCAAGCCTACGTAAGGCCGAGAAAGATGCAGGTGAGCTGAAGAGCCCGAGCCACCGGTTCACGTCACCTGTGCCTACGGCTAAGAAGCGTACCTTCTGGGACTTTGGAGGCGAAAGCCCTTCAGTTCTTGCTGGAAATGGGCGGAAGACTCGGAGCCATGTAGCTGCTGAAACTCCAATCAGGGTCCCTTCAATGCTACTTCAGGTATAGTCCTTGAGCTCACATCACTCCCAAGAGTTTATTAGTTCTATAATATGGGCAGCATATAAATTACTCCTACGTTTCTGTTGCTGCCGGGGCCTCACCCTGCATTACACTTTGTTTCAGCCGGGATTCACACGCCAAAGAGCCTAGCAGCACTGGACCTGGACCCTCAGGAGACGAATGAATGCAGAGGATAGACATGTTCATATCTTACTATTTTTTCTGTCAGCTATACTAATTGGAGTTTATCATATTAAATTCAGTTTGCCTGGGCTAACTGAACCAGCATAGAGTTTTATTTATTAGCTTCTATGTCCATTTAAATTATTGAAACTGTACAATATTTGGTCAGGGGAGAGAACATTTATATTTGGTAACTGGAGCAGGTGTTACACATTTTCCATCTGAATGTTGCTCAAATTTGGCAAAACAAAATGACAGTTATATAAAGTTAAGGGCAGTTCTCACTTTTGTTGTTTGTATGCAATCTGAATCAAAATGAATGATGCCCTGCAAGAAGAAGAAACAGAACCAGGTCCATATGCATCTGAGTATAAACTTGCACAAATGAACCACAATAAATAACATCCTAGTTTTCTAGGAACATAATTACCATCGACAATCAAGCAAGATAAATCTTCATCTAATTCGTTGAGTTACATCAGTTTGTTGAGGACAGACTTCGCCTCCTCTTCAGCCACATTCTCTTGGTTGGTGCAACATCGTGCTGCATGGTCTCCATCGgaaatgcttccctctgcgaaggtgatTTGCTAGTGCTTTCTCCTTGCACATACAACGGATTCATAAATGCCTGATACGATGATGCGACTTCTACTGGCAATTTGTCTTGAGCTTCCTTGGCAATATCCTCTGAAAGTCCAGCCTCTTCTGCTGACTTGGATCTTGTGTCCAGTTCCATTTCTTCAAATCTACTACCACTGCTGCAGCTCCCACTGTCACTGGAGTAGCTACTGCTTGTTCTATCCTCCGAAGTAGAGCTCTCGCTGAGCGTATTAAAGACCGTAATGCTTTCTCTATGTGCGCCGTGAAATGAGTGACTCTTGTGCTTTCCATTGTAAAGGGGCAATATGGAAGAGCCTTGTCTCAAGCCCAGGACGTCCCTGCCAAGACTGTATGATGTGTACAGCTTCCTCTCAACACCATCCTTGGCTTTCACCATTTCACCCAATTGCTCCAAAGTTTTGTTTGAAGAGGCGCCCTCGACGTCTTCGACCGCCTTCTGCTCTAACTCAGAGATAATCTTGCCTAAGACTCTCCTCTTGCTGTGAAGAGAACGCTGCGTTTCAGAAGGTAGATGTCAGACTCAGACCATAGTTCAGGGAAGTCACCCTAAACTATGTTTCTAGTATACGTACCCTCTTTTCCAGGAACTTTTGCAAGCCATTGTTTTGAAGCTTTTTCTTCCTCCAGAAGATGCAGCAAAACCGCACAATTACCGCTAGTACCACAATGACAACGAGTTGGAAAAAGAACAACAGAAGGACATGGTTGTGGTCACCTGATGGATGTACATTACTTAGTTGGTAATTATGCATTTCTAACTAAACAACAGCAACAAAAGAAGAAAAATGTCACAACTTGAATGTCACCTGGATCACCATGAACAAACTTTGGTTTTGCTTTTCTGCAAGTCCAAGCAATCTTTTGCCCTTGCAGAACAAAGAGGTGAAGTACTCGGTAAGACAATACAACATTAGGATGGAAAatcaactagatacatgagaaaagAAAGCATACTTCTCGTGTAGCATTGCACGGTGTTGCCGATTCCTGTGACAAGAAATTTCAGGAGCTCAAAGCTTTGCAAATTAGTTGATAtcaggtactccctccatcccaaaataagtattAAATCAGCGACACCTattttggggcggagggagtataACTTTACCAATTACTTAATCGAGGATTCAAGAGCTAAACAAGACTTACTTGCGGAAGATAGAGCAGTGAGAAGAATGGTCTCATCTAGTGTAAAGTAGTCCAGGTCACTACCGGACAACAAATTCGATAATTCTCCTGGTAAGGAAATGAATACCACATAAAAAAATAGCTTTACGCCACCATTTTGGAGGAACAAGAATGACACATTCATATAAAGAACGAAACAAACCAGGATACTTTTCAGTCCAGTAGACCGTTCCAGTTGCTGGAGCCAACAAAGTAAACAAGATGCTTGATGGCTTCATCACCGATACATAGGTGTAATCACCGATAGTTTGACTTGATTTTGCCTCCATTATGGTCTGGCTGATGTAGACCGAAAACCCTGAGCAGTCCAGGACTGGACTTGAATGGATCACTGAATTAGGTGCTGTTCTTTGAAGAAACTTTCTGATATCACCATCAGGAGAAATTGAATACAAGATCCCATCTAACGAGCCAATTGATATCCAACCTGTTACAACAGTTGAACAAAGTAGCATGAAAGGTGatatatgatactccctccgtaaactaatataagagcgtttagaatactaaagtagtgatctaaacgctcttatattagtttacagagggagtacaaattaTCATGCAAATAGATGTTCGGTATACGAATGTTGAAGAGAATGCAGTTAAACAAAACAATTAAAGTCCCATGAGAATTAAACAGCTCCAGATGCGAATGAATTAGCGAAGGAACAAACATGTTTCAAAATCCAGATGGATGATTTACCATTGGAATCCACAGCTGGCAAGATTTTCTCATTACTAAGTGGACCAACACTCAGCTGCCATGAAATGTTTCCTGACAGTACATCA
The Triticum dicoccoides isolate Atlit2015 ecotype Zavitan chromosome 3A, WEW_v2.0, whole genome shotgun sequence genome window above contains:
- the LOC119272343 gene encoding protein GAMETE EXPRESSED 3-like, which gives rise to MAMRLLPRLCLLLCSLIGDARSSPALQRLNASAAENPHIPPGVGRALSAPLIGHGGRLVACSGKNLLAFEPNGSFAWIISLGYNCKQEISLVAERDKIYLVAEDKVIKVTPQNLHTSAPTSQVFFSHGSPPGRSKEIIGLSTSSSYASLFITIRNRGLFSFSLRDGKLQWSAGPVVDRFGYRLGCKGNNISACYFNSSPIVDQCEGTLYISNTEGQLYSMYIHSRQYRWVQDLSSIDKVVTIAPGNNGRLYIVLPRKSTVMGLDVLSGNISWQLSVGPLSNEKILPAVDSNGWISIGSLDGILYSISPDGDIRKFLQRTAPNSVIHSSPVLDCSGFSVYISQTIMEAKSSQTIGDYTYVSVMKPSSILFTLLAPATGTVYWTEKYPGELSNLLSGSDLDYFTLDETILLTALSSARIGNTVQCYTRRQKIAWTCRKAKPKFVHGDPGDHNHVLLLFFFQLVVIVVLAVIVRFCCIFWRKKKLQNNGLQKFLEKRRSLHSKRRVLGKIISELEQKAVEDVEGASSNKTLEQLGEMVKAKDGVERKLYTSYSLGRDVLGLRQGSSILPLYNGKHKSHSFHGAHRESITVFNTLSESSTSEDRTSSSYSSDSGSCSSGSRFEEMELDTRSKSAEEAGLSEDIAKEAQDKLPVEVASSYQAFMNPLYVQGESTSKSPSQREAFPMETMQHDVAPTKRMWLKRRRSLSSTN